The Salvia miltiorrhiza cultivar Shanhuang (shh) chromosome 2, IMPLAD_Smil_shh, whole genome shotgun sequence DNA window gagcttataagctcttggagcttataagatatttcaagagcttataagttgtcaaagtgtttagataattgagcttataagctagagagtgaatttttttgctagagagagaaaatattttttagagagagaaaatcgaagaaaaatgaacttaaatgatatatgatgaaaataataaattatagttgaaaaatatttgtaaaatgattgtttcatatgatattataaaaaaataagttggggtagaagaacttattttttggggagcttataattaagctgtttaggagcttattttgccaaacattttgaagaagcttataagcttctaaacagcttataagctcagccaaacaccctcttaaaaTCTCTGGTGAATATGTGCTTGAAGCTTATATAAAAGTGGTTAGTATTGAGAAAGCATCAGATAATTATTTCGTGTTTAAAGTTTGTAGCTAGGATCCTTCGAAATTGTGGTTTACATATAATAATTGAGCAAATCGACTGAAAAATTTGAACTAATATTTCTTAAATTCATAAGTAGTCATCTAATAATGGAAATGCCTTCCGGTCAATATGCTTTGGGAAAGCTACAACTCGAACAAGAGAGATTAAATGGACTTGGGAGATTGGTTACTCAGCCATCGATCAATTACAAGGCCAGTTTAATCATAGTATAACTAGAGATTAATTTATTGACCAGAAATcagattttatttttgaatcgTATACTTGTTGAATAACACAAAACCTCATCTAACATTTTAATTTAAGCTATACACTAAATCCTCAGATTGATTATTTATACAAAAGTAGATCATCTCCATTTACACTATTATAAAGGTATAGAGCTGTCAAATTTGGATCAGTCGAGAATTTGTTGAGTCTAAGCGCATAGCCTTGTTTAATTTGACAACCCCTAAACATTTTAGTGGTATAAACAAATTACTCCATATAATATCGAAAATACTTGTACTAGTTCAAATATGTTTAAGCAATTCCGCCACGGCCAACCGTGGCCTACATCTCGCCACAAGCGGCTGAGTCTTGGGCATAGTAAGCCCCGGCGATCCGGCCATATCGACCATCTCCTTATCAAGGCGCGCCCATTCAAAGCACTGAATGAGTGATGCGAGGGCTAGGCCTATGACACGTAACGCCATGTTCTCACCGGGGCACCCTCTCCTCCCATATCCAAACGGCATCAACGCAAACGACCCTTCCTTTTTCTCTTCGATACCAATGAATCTCTCGGGCTTAAACTCCATTGGATGATCCCACACCTTGGGATCTCTTTGTATGGCCCATGTATTCACCAACAACATTGTCCCACGTGGCACCCGGTACCCCCCGACCGTGCATGCCGCCGATGACTCGTGTGGCACGAGCATCGGCCCCACCGGGCACACACGAAATGTCTCTTTTATTACACTTTGTAGATAGGGCAGGTGAGGGAGGTCAGAATCATCGACGAGTCGAGAATGACCGACCTGACGGTCAATCTCGGCTCGTGCCTTTATTAGTGCGTCCGGATTGTTGAGTAGGAGCGACATTGCCCATTCCattgttgatgatgatgtgTCCGTGCCAGCCGACAACATCACCTGATCAAAAATATAACACACAATTCAAACCAATcgaaaattaatttatcaatttgtATAAATTGTAGTTGCATACATACCTGCATCATGCCTCTAATGATCTCATCTTTGTAATTTTGAGGATCATTCTCTTGTAACGACAAAAGCACATCGATCAACGTCGTAGTCCTCTGTTTCTCCGAATTGATATTTCTGTGCTCCTCGATCAAATCCTGCATGAAATTATCCCTCTTCTCTTGCAACGCCTTGAGCTTGCTTTCAATCTTATCCATCCCAAACCACCGCAAAATCGGCACGAAATCGCCGATATTGGTGGCGCCGCTGACTTGGAAAGTCTCCGTCACGATCTCCTTGAACCTCAACCTCTCATCCGAATTCCCCGGAACGTCGTCGTAGTATCGCTTCCCGccgatcatcatcatcatcacgtTCAGCGTCATCTCGAAGAAGGCGGATTTCATCTCAACTACTCGGTATCCGTCCTCGCTCTCTCTGCCGCCGCTGAGAAGGCGGCGCACGAGGCGGCGGACATCGTCCCGCCGCACGCCGGCGAACGTCTGGACGCGGTGGGCTGAGAGCATCTCGACGGTGGCGATGCGGCGGAGGTTGCGCCAGTGGTCGCCGTAGGAGGCCCAGACGAGGGAGGTATAGCCGTAGCCGAGGTGTTTTCCGGCCAGCAGCCTCGGGCGATTGGCGAAGACGACGTCGTTCTTGGTGAAGCATTCCTCCGTCGCGGCGGGGGAGGAGACGACGAGCACGGGGCGGGAGCCGAACTGGAGCAGCAGGATGGGGCCATATTTTTGGGAGATTTTGGCTAGGGTTTGATGCAAGGGTTTTTTGAAGAGATAGAGGTGGCCGAGAATTGGGAGTGAGAGCGGCGGGCTTGGAGGGTAATTTAAGGTTTTCGTGAGGAGAAATGGGCGGAATAGTAGATACAAAACAAAGAGAAGCCAGGAAATGAAGAGGAAGTGTGAGACTGAGAATTCCATTAATGCTTATAGCAGAGCTTGTCTTTGTGAACAAGATACGATTTGTTACTACTATAGTACCTTATTAATAAGCCAATTTTAATCGATGAAAATTATATGACATCGACCCAATCAGGGCCCCACATCTATGTAAGTTGAGAGAGAATtggattttttatatatatgccACACATAGTCGTGCACGTTATGTTGTAAAGGGCATGTCATGTtccttattttaataaaattgatacaaTTTACTTGAttgagaatttttatttttaaaagtagACTTTATCTATTCTCACTTTTTTCATAGAtaagaatcaagtaaaactagCTTGAGtaatagaaataatcaaaaactttgaaatatttcaaaatttcaatccatcaaaataaacaagaaaTTAACCTTATTACTTctatctattaaaattaatttttcaaaataaacgTCCCGATCCCCAGGGGCGGATCTACAGTATGGCTGCACTGGGCTCCAGCCCAGTGCAAGCCCAATATTTTTTCTAATATATATTCTTCCTATCTACATAACCCGGCCCAAATTCTAGCCCACAGCCCAGCCCAACCTAAAAAACAAGACTTCTACATAATctcaacatataaataaaactgaCAGTTAGCAaactattaagaaaataggcaTTGCACAAAATCAGCAATAGTAAAGTGGTAGTTCTCGtcccctaaaaaaaatcatagttcTTGTCTCTGACTCCAAAGTCTTgatcaatttgaatttaataattttcCATCATCTCAACAAGCAAATCACGGTATGTAGTTTAAAATCCCAACTTAGAATTAATATCATAATTAATCTcatttttgttgaatttaatttgataatattaaAGATTGaaatagagtagaataatttttaattatttatttaaaacactTCTATTTAAATTGTAACTAGTACGTTCACCCATGCGATGTGaattataaataagaaatacaagaaaaaatatagtatcaaaCTATTCATAGTAACtgcttaatattatatattgatttgctacatttatgttatttttatcctatttttctttcttaataatttttaatgttgaatttgagtcaattttcaagttaaaagtaaaattacgaattattaataatgaaaattagttcatttgtttagaaaatgaaacattttttttaaaaaaatgcataaaaagTATGTCTTTATGTGCTTTCAATccactattaaaaaaaatgtatgaaaaGGAAGTGTACGAAatactcaaaaaagaaaattcttCGGGGGCACCCGTCCTCGAACCGtgtgtaaatattttcaaatgttgtAATTCAACAAAGTCAGCCCCCCCTAACGttaaatcctggatccgcccctgccGATCCCTAAATGTGTGCGCATGTTAGCATAGTACTAAAGTTACATATTCTAATATTATACCGACTAAAAGTGTATGTGCATGTTAACATAGTAATAGAGTTTTCAATATTTGAAGCAAAAAGTCTTAAATTTGAGTTCacgttatattaatttaaaaaaatataaattaaatagaaaagaTATCACTACAAGGAAATgtggctctaacgaccgaaatttcggtcgttaaaacccaaaaatcggtcgttaatatttttaacgaccgatttaacgaccATTTTTTCCagtcgttgtttgcatcgtcgtccgagttttaacgaccgtttttttggtcgttaaatttaacgacatattttttatttttaacgaccgaaatttcggtcgttaaaaagagaaaaaaaataaaaaaatataaattaaaaaaattattttttttaaattacaactgaaattttatttttaacgactgaaaattcggtcgttaaaaattaataaaaaaaatattttgttttcgaaaaaaaaaatatatatatattttttatctttatatcccacaagtatttttagtgtatttctaatgtattttgaccttaattgcataccatttgacgaacttcccagtaggtc harbors:
- the LOC131010759 gene encoding cytochrome P450 81Q32-like — translated: MEFSVSHFLFISWLLFVLYLLFRPFLLTKTLNYPPSPPLSLPILGHLYLFKKPLHQTLAKISQKYGPILLLQFGSRPVLVVSSPAATEECFTKNDVVFANRPRLLAGKHLGYGYTSLVWASYGDHWRNLRRIATVEMLSAHRVQTFAGVRRDDVRRLVRRLLSGGRESEDGYRVVEMKSAFFEMTLNVMMMMIGGKRYYDDVPGNSDERLRFKEIVTETFQVSGATNIGDFVPILRWFGMDKIESKLKALQEKRDNFMQDLIEEHRNINSEKQRTTTLIDVLLSLQENDPQNYKDEIIRGMMQVMLSAGTDTSSSTMEWAMSLLLNNPDALIKARAEIDRQVGHSRLVDDSDLPHLPYLQSVIKETFRVCPVGPMLVPHESSAACTVGGYRVPRGTMLLVNTWAIQRDPKVWDHPMEFKPERFIGIEEKKEGSFALMPFGYGRRGCPGENMALRVIGLALASLIQCFEWARLDKEMVDMAGSPGLTMPKTQPLVARCRPRLAVAELLKHI